In Prochlorococcus marinus CUG1415, the sequence TATTTATAGCTTCAGAATGTGCTCTCAGTACTGGGACTCGAACACATGTAGCAGAAAGCTTTAAATCAGCAATATTTAATATTTTCCTCGTCTCATTAACCATTTTCATCTCTTCTTCGCAGTAATTATTAGCAAGCATGGGTGAATTATGTAAAAACAAATTAAAAGCCAGGGAGTATGGCAAAACTTCACTTTTTTGAAGATTACCCTGAAGATATTGTTCAGTTAAAAGTTTTAGTTCCTCCATCGCCAATTGGCCTGCACCACTTACAGATTGATATGTTGAGACAATAACTCTTTGAATAGTCGAAAGTTTATTTAACGGAGCTAAAACTAATGACAACAAAATGGTAGTGCAGTTTGGATTCGCTATTACTCCATCATGATTGAGTGCATCACTAGCATTAACTTCAGGAACTACAAGAGGTACGTTCTTATCTAATCTAAACGCACTGGAATTATCTATCAATAAAGCATTTTGCTCCATTATGGTAGACAACCATTTTTTTGAAATACTTCCACCCGCTGAAGCTAAAACTAAATCAAGATTTAGAAATTCTTCCTTAGTTGTTTTTTTTGTAACTAATTCTTCACCTTTCCAAATAATTTTTTTTCCTTCTGACCGCTCTGATGAAAGCAAGACCAATTCTGAAATTGGGAAATCACGTTGTTCAAGAATTTTGAGTAATTCAGATCCCACAGCACCTGAAGATCCTAAAACAGCAACTTTTAATGGCCTATTAGGCAAAAACGGAGATTTTCTCACACTTTGAAAATGATTTTTATGAATAGATTGACTATTTTTTTTACTTTATCAAAAAATTAACTTTCAAGGAAATCACATAATGTGAAATAATTAAGATTCGGTTTATAGTAATAATTACAAAAAACATGGCTAAAGAAGCATTAATAGTCAAAACAACTCCTCTGC encodes:
- a CDS encoding aspartate-semialdehyde dehydrogenase; the encoded protein is MRKSPFLPNRPLKVAVLGSSGAVGSELLKILEQRDFPISELVLLSSERSEGKKIIWKGEELVTKKTTKEEFLNLDLVLASAGGSISKKWLSTIMEQNALLIDNSSAFRLDKNVPLVVPEVNASDALNHDGVIANPNCTTILLSLVLAPLNKLSTIQRVIVSTYQSVSGAGQLAMEELKLLTEQYLQGNLQKSEVLPYSLAFNLFLHNSPMLANNYCEEEMKMVNETRKILNIADLKLSATCVRVPVLRAHSEAINIEFADVVGPKDALEQLKKSPGIEIIEDYKNNRFPMPNDVMGRDNVAVGRLRTDISQPNGLELWLCGDQIRKGAALNAVQIAELLIPKK